From the Peptostreptococcaceae bacterium genome, one window contains:
- a CDS encoding undecaprenyl/decaprenyl-phosphate alpha-N-acetylglucosaminyl 1-phosphate transferase: MEIYILPIIIAAILTFIMTPMAEKLARKVGAMDVPKDDRRVHTSPIPRMGGLAIYLAFVATLVIFAGMDDMTMGIIIGSTMIVGVGIVDDIRGVSAKVKLLVQILAALVLVHFGVKIDFFTNFFESEGLIYLGNLSIPITVFWVVGITNTFNLIDGLDGLAAGISTISATTLSYIAFVNGRYEMALVTLILAGCCVGFLPFNFNPARIFMGDTGSLFLGFVLSAISIQGTIKGATALTMVLPILAMGLPIMDTTLAILRRIIGGRSIMEADKGHLHHKLLSAGLCQKRAVLLMYGISLMLGISAVLLMNSEYISGFAIIAATLVIAMIPVMMEQARAGKK, from the coding sequence ATGGAAATATACATTTTGCCGATTATTATTGCGGCCATACTAACATTCATAATGACGCCCATGGCAGAGAAACTGGCCCGAAAAGTTGGAGCCATGGATGTGCCCAAGGACGACCGCAGGGTCCACACTAGCCCCATTCCTAGAATGGGAGGTTTGGCCATTTATTTGGCTTTTGTTGCGACCCTTGTTATTTTTGCGGGAATGGATGACATGACCATGGGCATAATAATTGGTTCAACCATGATTGTTGGCGTAGGAATAGTGGACGACATAAGGGGAGTTTCAGCAAAGGTTAAGCTCCTGGTACAGATTTTAGCGGCGCTTGTACTGGTGCATTTTGGTGTTAAAATAGACTTCTTCACAAACTTCTTCGAATCCGAAGGGCTCATATATCTTGGAAACCTAAGCATTCCGATTACGGTATTCTGGGTTGTCGGCATAACCAACACATTCAACCTCATAGACGGACTGGACGGCTTGGCGGCCGGCATTTCTACAATCTCAGCCACTACACTTTCATATATCGCATTTGTAAATGGAAGGTATGAAATGGCACTTGTGACACTAATCCTCGCAGGATGCTGCGTGGGATTCCTTCCTTTCAACTTTAACCCTGCAAGGATATTTATGGGAGACACGGGGAGCCTTTTTCTCGGGTTTGTATTGTCCGCCATTTCAATACAAGGAACAATAAAAGGAGCGACAGCCCTTACAATGGTATTGCCCATATTGGCAATGGGACTTCCCATAATGGATACAACCCTTGCTATCTTAAGAAGGATTATTGGAGGTCGATCAATAATGGAGGCCGACAAGGGACACCTGCACCATAAGTTGCTTTCTGCCGGACTCTGCCAAAAGCGGGCGGTGCTGCTAATGTATGGAATTAGTCTGATGCTGGGTATAAGCGCAGTACTCCTTATGAATAGCGAATATATAAGCGGCTTTGCGATCATTGCGGCCACATTGGTTATTGCAATGATTCCCGTCATGATGGAACAGGCAAGAGCGGGGAAAAAATAA